One genomic window of Vespula pensylvanica isolate Volc-1 chromosome 12, ASM1446617v1, whole genome shotgun sequence includes the following:
- the LOC122633618 gene encoding ubiquitin carboxyl-terminal hydrolase 1: MTVLESEEDTDKRSVPPRKKFCLSLSNRERTFPSTIPQPPHTSSRGGLFDRPDFLYSTGKMMNGYRNQLSNHQDGSYDISGLGTEGLKIATLCNLGNTCFLNSVIYTLRFAPSFLHNLHHLATDLSNLNDKQLQTKIKSSSLGRTGVSLTASGSRSWSSKDLLALAGPTGELNKPRIQIATEKLHSLFMALRASEARENCEPYQPDAFLQALREVNPIFEGNQQQDAHELLVCLLDNIRETFQLLVRHRESQFGQNNASFSELSAEQQTDVQSEDSNASKRSIRKSRKKKKITSRGSSICLIPSNTNGVSSSRPYENGHAEFPESNGDIGNHRPESKKCFISEDFEGISLLRTTCLECEHVTERKETFCDICVPIDVNRSNEKDDEGRSVDSSEVYRRAVVTSEFLVGRDKYWCARCLRYNEARRAVCFPCLPRLLILQLKRFSTKAGSMEKINNHMPTPLTLQCFCEECYNKHVHGNVSAKDQTHEYKLYSVIMHQGATMTAGHYVAYTRLPDESALAEYFNCDRDSKRQTTGQSSSSTNTNSSSSDKTSSIFKYFKKPSVSENKEQLVKVGCRSMECCGFRNSKYTKLSEQGVWLECDDEAVHVIPLRQLEDKLAPNPRNSATPYLLFYVRSPR; encoded by the exons ATGACAGTATTAGAATCAGAAGAAGATACAGATAAACGGTCGGTGCCacctagaaaaaaattttgcttATCTCTTTCAAACCGCGAACGTACATTTCCTAGTACCATTCCGCAGCCCCCTCATACTTCTTCCAGAGGGGGCCTCTTCGACAGACCAGATTTCTTAtata gTACAGGCAAAATGATGAATGGTTACCGCAATCAATTGAGTAATCATCAGGATGGAAGTTACGATATTTCAGGATTAGGAACGGAAGGATTAAAAATAGCGACTCTATGTAATCTAGGAAATACATGCTTCTTGAACAgtgttatatatactttaagaTTTGCACCATCCTTCTTACACAATTTACATCATCTTGCTActgatttatcaaatttaaacgATAAGCAACTACAAACTAAA atCAAATCTTCATCCTTGGGTAGAACCGGTGTATCGTTAACAGCAAGTGGTAGTCGTAGTTGGAGTAGTAAAGATTTATTGGCCTTAGCTGGTCCAACCGGAGAACTCAACAAGCCTCGAATACAAATAGCAACAGAAAAATTGCATAGTTTGTTTATGGCACTACGTGCATCGGAAGCAAGAGAAAACTGTGAACCGTACCAACCAGATGCATTTTTACAAGCACTTAG AGAAGTAAATCCTATATTCGAAGGGAACCAACAGCAAGACGCTCATGAACTTTTAGTTTGCTTACTCGATAATATTAGAGAAACCTTTCAACTTTTAGTTAGACACAGAGAAAGTCAGTTTGGACAGAACAACGCAAGTTTCTCTGAACTTTCTGCGGAGCAACAAACGGACGTTCAATCGGAGGATAGTAATGCAAGTAAACGCAGTATTAGGAaatcacgaaagaaaaagaagattacaTCTCGAGGAAGTTCAATTTGTTTAATTCCATCGAATACAAATGGCGTTTCTTCGTCGAGGCCGTATGAAAATGGTCATGCAGAATTTCCTGAAAGTAACGGGGATATAGGAAATCATAGACcggaaagtaaaaaatgttttatctcTGAAGACTTCGAGGGTATCAGTTTGTTAAGAACAACGTGTCTAGAATGTGAACATGTTAcagaacgaaaggaaacatTCTGTGACATATGTGTTCCCATTGACGTTAATAGATCAAACGAGAAAG acgaCGAAGGACGATCTGTAGACAGCAGCGAAGTGTATAGGCGTGCTGTAGTAACCAGTGAATTTCTGGTTGGTAGGGATAAGTATTGGTGTGCACGTTGTCTAAGATATAATGAAGCACGACGAGCAGTTTGTTTCCCCTGCTTGCCTCGACTTCTGATCTTACaattgaaaagattttctacCAAAGCTGG atcaatggaaaaaatcaataatcatATGCCTACTCCGCTAACACTACAATGCTTCTGCGAAGAGTGCTATAACAAGCACGTCCATGGAAATGTATCTGCGAAGGATCAAACACACGAATATAAACTTTATTCTGTTATCATGCATCAGGGTGCAACCATGACGGCTGGTCATTATGTTGCTTACACACGATTACCCGATGAGTCTGCATTAGcggaatattttaattgtgaCAGGGACAGTAAACGTCAAACCACTGGTCAGAGTAGTAGTAGCACAAATACAAATTCCTCTTCCTCCGACAAAACGTCgagtatttttaaatacttcaaGAAACCAAGTGTTAGTGAGAATAAGGAACAATTAGTAAAAGTCGGCTGTCGCAGTATGGAATGTTGCGGTTTTAGAAATTCTAAGTATACTAAATTATCCGAGCAAGGGGTTTGGCTGGAGTGCGACGATGAAGCGGTACATGTAATTCCGTTAAGACAATTGGAAGATAAACTGGCACCAAATCCACGAAATTCCGCCACCCCTTATCTCTTGTTCTATGTGAGATCCCCGAGGTAA
- the LOC122633620 gene encoding ras-interacting protein RIP3-like: MDNYCSPQWVDFTSNLDVPSDSYFDKDHEVNKYRECMEVPQIEITSAETKSNEEILEETKESIQSKNKDFIECSSDINGKVETELNIIKNTPIKLMYTSSTSSHGSSKCKLLKKVSYNDVIQEAMENLQNCVLTPSNAFKKPMLITNKASKCLEFQDNNQVNCITNKETEQVREGLSDEEIKSLSASITKRDITTTPQNNLPSPNISPINLLKQDEFDQQLDCDSNSACHTSENSTKQSLKVNTCNKQNSCKTLEKGNGKKQSRTVGYQCRRQSLTFRRHSNRYISSAAAVLQYQNKTPERFHTQSQKKRKELKVNETKENHLKLKSTKRNLSSSLFKTTSNKNVTSKSAKVSDIIKSSGSRSNASAKKTPCNKNVFSAIVDNNGSAFVIKKEKILFFDIPIDSKQKKTTRPIPFSFENRDKLKQEFKLKQSQLDKSDIKNIENLPNKKNLSTIKGGSSLSVSSTNSQKNRSINIREKNLLKVDQQYKEQENKQSDINASATSEININQKGNLKPKVMKIGMNSYERAKQRHEFDEKIKQKIIMQEEERQKEEIKKLAKEKLQIAMLRKQTEVKARPMPVFKPPRHIKSVKPLTEPQSPAWAHRNKKPTS; this comes from the coding sequence ATGGATAATTATTGTTCTCCACAATGGGTAGATTTTACATCTAATTTAGATGTGCCTTCAGATAGTTATTTTGACAAAGATCAtgaagttaataaatatagagaATGCATGGAAGTACCACAAATTGAAATAACATCAGCAGAAACAAAGAGTAATGAAGAAATTTtagaagaaacaaaggaatccatacaatcgaaaaataaagattttatagAATGCTCATCTGATATTAATGGAAAAGTAGAAActgaattaaatattataaagaatacaCCGATAAAACTAATGTATACTTCTTCCACTTCGTCACACGGTAGTAGTAAATGCAAACTTCTTAAGAAAGTGTCATACAACGATGTCATACAAGAAGCTAtggaaaatttacaaaattgtgTACTAACTCCATCAAATGCTTTTAAAAAACCAATGCTAATTACAAACAAAGCATCAAAATGCTTAGAATTTCAAGATAATAATCAAGTCAACTGTATAACTAATAAAGAAACAGAACAAGTTAGAGAAGGTTTATCtgatgaagaaataaaaagtttatcaGCTTCTATTACTAAACGCGATATTACTACAACGCCACAAAATAATTTGCCTAGTCCTAATATATCGccaataaatttgttaaaacaaGATGAGTTTGATCAACAGTTAGATTGTGATAGTAATTCTGCTTGTCATACGTCTGAAAATTCTACTAAACAATCATTAAAAGTAAATACGTGCAACAAACAAAATTCATGTAAGACATTAGAAAAAGGCAATGGTAAGAAACAGTCCAGAACAGTAGGTTATCAATGTAGAAGACAGAGTCTTACATTTCGTAGGCATTCCAATCGATATATCAGTTCAGCAGCAGCTGTTCTTCAGTATCAGAATAAAACTCCAGAAAGATTTCATACTCAAAGTcaaaaaaaacgtaaagaaTTGAAAGTTAACGAGACGAAAGAAAaccatttaaaattaaaatctacAAAACGCAATTTGTCAAGCTCTTTGTTTAAAACAACTTCAAATAAAAACGTTACATCGAAAAGCGCCAAAGTATCTGATATAATAAAGTCAAGCGGATCCCGTTCGAATGCTTCTGCCAAAAAAACACcatgtaataaaaatgttttttctgcGATTGTAGATAATAATGGTTCGGCATTTGtcattaagaaagaaaaaattttattcttcgataTTCCTATAGATTccaaacaaaagaaaactacACGTCCTATACCTTTTAGTTTTGAAAATCGTGATAAACTAAAGCAAGAGTTTAAATTAAAGCAGTCGCAGCTCGATAaaagtgatattaaaaatatagaaaatcttccaaataaaaagaatttaagtaCGATAAAAGGAGGATCCTCTTTATCTGTATCATCAACAAATAGTCAGAAAAACAGAAGCATaaatatacgagaaaaaaatctattaaaagtAGATCAACAATATAAAGAACAAGAGAATAAACAATCTGATATCAATGCTTCTGCAACAAGTGAGAtcaatataaatcaaaaaggaAATCTCAAACCGAAAGTTATGAAGATTGGAATGAATTCTTATGAGAGAGCGAAACAAAGACACGAATTCGATGAAAAGATTAAACAAAAGATTATTATGCAAGAGGAAGAAcgtcaaaaagaagaaataaaaaaattggctaaggaaaaattacaaatagcTATGCTTCGCAAGCAAACAGAGGTAAAAGCAAGGCCTATGCCAGTATTTAAACCACCACGTCATATTAAATCTGTGAAACCATTAACTGAACCACAAAGTCCAGCTTGGGcgcatagaaataaaaaaccaacttcgtaa
- the LOC122633624 gene encoding uncharacterized protein LOC122633624 isoform X1, which translates to MSTIRFDKFISIGRKLDEGIRELEELWHLPRVFVGGYADLTEQTEEHIKMLKKSIQCTQDDINKMIQDNNVSNPDVLNEVDSFLKEAQDVYNTIKEDVDNLETVFEEYGYHYDKNIVNESSESKETTASSDLNGSGDIQEIVFTPDLGWRCKKKSIDKTSSTNGDSYLSEESAILKKITDITLESKETEGMHNTDVLDHTDNDIFTPVSNRHMQKKLDDPLSVNRDLYTPRENMTLLSAQKSELSSARHKQLLTPLRDRPQYQIYSKHFYTLKKKEVNH; encoded by the exons ATGTCTACTAttcgtttcgataaatttatttccataGGACGTAAACTCGACGAAGGCATTAGAGAATTAGAAGAGCTATGGCATCTACCTCGCGTTTTTGTAGGTGGTTATGCAGATTTGACAGAACAGACGGAagaacatataaaaatgttaaagaagTCTATTCAGTGCACGCAG gatgatataaataaaatgattcaaGATAATAATGTATCCAATCCAGATGTACTAAATGAAGTGGATAGTTTTCTTAAGGAGGCTCAAgatgtatataatactataaaagAAGACGTCGATAACTTGGAAACTGTTTTCGAAGAATATGGATatcattatgataaaaatatcgttaatgAAAGCTC agaatcgaaagaaactaCTGCGTCGAGTGATTTGAATGGTTCAGGTGATATACAGGAAATTGTTTTTACTCCTGATTTAGGTTGGCGTTGTAAGAAAAAGTCTATTGACAAGACATCATCGACGAACGGAGATTCATATTTATCCGAGGAAAGTGCAATTCTAAAGAAGATAACCGATATCACTTT AGAATCTAAGGAGACCGAAGGAATGCATAATACAGATGTTTTGGATCATACAGACAACGATATTTTTACTCCTGTCTCAAATCGACATAtgcaaaagaaattagatGATCCATTATCCGTAAATAGAGATTTGTATACACCTCGGGAAAATATGACGTTATTATCTGCACAAAAATCAGAATTAAGTTCTGCAAGGCATAAGCAATTATTGACGCCATTAAGGGACAGGCCGCAATATCAAATTTACTCAAAACATTTCTAcactttaaaaaagaaagaagttaatcattag
- the LOC122633624 gene encoding uncharacterized protein LOC122633624 isoform X2, which yields MASTSRFCRWLCRFDRTDGRTYKNVKEVYSVHADVLNEVDSFLKEAQDVYNTIKEDVDNLETVFEEYGYHYDKNIVNESSESKETTASSDLNGSGDIQEIVFTPDLGWRCKKKSIDKTSSTNGDSYLSEESAILKKITDITLESKETEGMHNTDVLDHTDNDIFTPVSNRHMQKKLDDPLSVNRDLYTPRENMTLLSAQKSELSSARHKQLLTPLRDRPQYQIYSKHFYTLKKKEVNH from the exons ATGGCATCTACCTCGCGTTTTTGTAGGTGGTTATGCAGATTTGACAGAACAGACGGAagaacatataaaaatgttaaagaagTCTATTCAGTGCACGCAG ATGTACTAAATGAAGTGGATAGTTTTCTTAAGGAGGCTCAAgatgtatataatactataaaagAAGACGTCGATAACTTGGAAACTGTTTTCGAAGAATATGGATatcattatgataaaaatatcgttaatgAAAGCTC agaatcgaaagaaactaCTGCGTCGAGTGATTTGAATGGTTCAGGTGATATACAGGAAATTGTTTTTACTCCTGATTTAGGTTGGCGTTGTAAGAAAAAGTCTATTGACAAGACATCATCGACGAACGGAGATTCATATTTATCCGAGGAAAGTGCAATTCTAAAGAAGATAACCGATATCACTTT AGAATCTAAGGAGACCGAAGGAATGCATAATACAGATGTTTTGGATCATACAGACAACGATATTTTTACTCCTGTCTCAAATCGACATAtgcaaaagaaattagatGATCCATTATCCGTAAATAGAGATTTGTATACACCTCGGGAAAATATGACGTTATTATCTGCACAAAAATCAGAATTAAGTTCTGCAAGGCATAAGCAATTATTGACGCCATTAAGGGACAGGCCGCAATATCAAATTTACTCAAAACATTTCTAcactttaaaaaagaaagaagttaatcattag